In Quercus robur chromosome 10, dhQueRobu3.1, whole genome shotgun sequence, a genomic segment contains:
- the LOC126703800 gene encoding uncharacterized protein LOC126703800, translated as MDPSGSFGADQASGQSLQTKDNIDMEPVYYNAAAKIVIGVLKDIPKPLNQLLTPNRNTVLHIHLTSPIKISEDSKSESGELAQAEVNIGMKADYYNGAANGSIGVFKDIPEPLDQLLTPNRNTVLHIYLSSLKESESKDSKSKYSKSKDSKPEDSELSTAFVEEILEMCPPLLWQANVKGETPLHIAARYGHAAIVDVLIKCASARAIDPQEDLENGVNNAAVKKMLEMTNNEKDTALHEAVRGNHLAVVKWLIEKGPDFSYSRNDAGETPLYIAVERDYKDVALHILDKCKSPAHDGPLGRTTLHAAVIWDNEDL; from the exons ATGGATCCTTCCGGTTCGTTTGGAGCTGATCAAGCATCTGGTCAGTCTTTGCAAACAAAGGACAACATTGATATGGAACCTGTTTATTACAACGCTGCAGCAAAAATTGTAATCGGGGTCTTAAAAGATATTCCAAAGCCTCTTAACCAACTTCTAACCCCAAATAGAAACACAGTCCTTCATATTCACCTCACTAGCCCAATTAAAATATCAGAAGATTCAAAATCAGAATCTGGTGAGCTTGCTCAAGCAGAGGTCAACATTGGCATGAAGGCTGATTACTACAACGGTGCAGCAAATGGGAGCATCGGGGTCTTCAAAGATATTCCAGAGCCTCTTGACCAACTACTAACCCCAAATAGAAACACAGTCCTTCATATTTACCTCTCAAGTCTAAAAGAGTCAGAATCAAAAgactcaaaatcaaaatattcaaaatcaaaagattcaaaaccaGAAGATTCAGAATTATCAACAGCCTTTGTTGAAGAAATTCTCGAAATGTGTCCACCACTGCTATGGCAAGCTAATGTCAAAGGTGAAACTCCCTTGCATATCGCAGCAAGGTATGGGCATGCTGCCATCGTGGATGTTTTAATTAAATGTGCAAGTGCAAGAGCAATAGATCCCCAAGAAGACCTCGAAAATGGGGTTAATAATGCCGCGGTCAAAAAGATGCTGGAGATGACGAATAATGAAAAGGATACAGCCTTGCATGAGGCTGTACGCGGTAATCATCTTGCGGTAGTGAAATGGTTGATTGAAAAGGGCCCGGATTTTTCATATTCTCGTAATGATGCTGGTGAGACTCCACTTTACATCGCTGTCGAGAGAGATTATAAAGATGTGGCGCTTCACATTTTAGACAAATGCAAATCACCCGCTCATGATGGTCCCCTTGGTAGAACAACGTTACATGCTGCAGTAATCTGGGACAATGAAG ATCTGTAA
- the LOC126703801 gene encoding uncharacterized protein LOC126703801, with product MTLGLQQPPDEILCCSFPTTLKGAAREWFTKLPTSSIDNFLQLSNAFSCHFIGGQRLKRPADHLLTIRQEEKETLRSYMKRFTRETLEVGEVEDKVQLMTFKAGLRSRDLVASLMKNPPKTIVEMLLKAQKYMNAENALVAIRDVEKPGDKGRKDDECRGKKRERPDRRTNDENRRKEDKGPWTVKFTPLVMPVDKILMQIKDEHYFK from the coding sequence ATGACGCTAGGCCTTCAACAGCCCCCCGACGAGATACTGTGTTGTTCCTTCcccaccactctcaaaggagctgcaagggaATGGTTCACAAAGTTGCCAACATCATCCATTGACAACTTCTTGCAGTTGAGCAATGCCTTCTCGTGTCACTTTATTGGGGGGCAGCGTCTTAAGAGGCCAGCGGACCATTTACTCACCATTAGGCAGGAAGAGAAGGAAACCCTAAGGTCGTACATGAAACGCTTTACTCGGGAGACCTTGGAGGTTGGTGAAGTTGAAGACAAGGTGCAACTGATGACCTTTAAAGCGGGACTGAGATCCAGAGATCTCGTGGCTTCACTCATGAAGAATCCTCCAAAGACAATAGTAGAGATGCTCCTGAAAGCACaaaagtacatgaatgctgaaaACGCATTAGTAGCCATAAGGGATGTAGAGAAGCCAGGAGACAAAGGAAGGAAAGACGATGAGTGTAGGGGAAAAAAGAGGGAGCGTCCAGATCGTAGGACCAATGACGAGAacagaagaaaagaagataaaggtCCTTGGACGGTAAAATTTACCCCTctagttatgcctgttgacaaaattttaatgcagattaaggatgAGCACTACTTCAAATGA